A genome region from Microtus ochrogaster isolate Prairie Vole_2 chromosome 1, MicOch1.0, whole genome shotgun sequence includes the following:
- the LOC106144383 gene encoding interferon alpha-inducible protein 27-like protein 2A isoform X2, producing the protein MRKAVTAAIGGVVAVAAVPVALTAIGFTGTGIAGASIAAKMMSAAAIANGGGVAAGSMVATLQSVGVLGLSTTTNAILGGVGAAIGYLF; encoded by the exons ATGCGGA AAGCTGTCACTGCTGCAATAGGaggag TTGTGGCTGTAGCAGCTGTtcctgtagccctgactgccatAGGCTTCACGGGGACAGGAATAGCAGGGGCATCCATAGCAGCCAAGATGATGTCAGCAGCTGCAATTGCCAATGGGGGTGGAGTTgcagcaggaagcatggtggccaCACTGCAGTCAGTGG GGGTCCTTGGACTTTCAACAACAACGAACGCAATCCTGGGAGGTGTTGGGGCAGCTATTGGATACTTGTTTTGA
- the LOC106144383 gene encoding interferon alpha-inducible protein 27-like protein 2A isoform X1, whose translation MMEKHKAEAVTAAIGGVVAVAAVPVALTAIGFTGTGIAGASIAAKMMSAAAIANGGGVAAGSMVATLQSVGVLGLSTTTNAILGGVGAAIGYLF comes from the exons ATGATGGAGAAGCATAAAGCag AAGCTGTCACTGCTGCAATAGGaggag TTGTGGCTGTAGCAGCTGTtcctgtagccctgactgccatAGGCTTCACGGGGACAGGAATAGCAGGGGCATCCATAGCAGCCAAGATGATGTCAGCAGCTGCAATTGCCAATGGGGGTGGAGTTgcagcaggaagcatggtggccaCACTGCAGTCAGTGG GGGTCCTTGGACTTTCAACAACAACGAACGCAATCCTGGGAGGTGTTGGGGCAGCTATTGGATACTTGTTTTGA